Within the Acidimicrobiia bacterium genome, the region TGGTGCATCGTATTGACAGCCCAGGCTGCATCGACACTCGCGTCGGGCAGCGGGAGGTGCTCGGCCGCGCCGTCGAGGACTTCGATCCGGTTCCGGGAGCGCTGCGCGAGCCGCCGGGCCGCGAGCACCCGCCTCAAGAACGGCGTCGGCTCGACCGCGATCACGTGGGCACCCGCCTTCGCTGCGACGACGGCGCCGGCTCCCATCCCCGCGCCCACGTCGAGGACCCACTCACTCGCGCGGACGTCGAGCAGACCGATCACGGCACGGTTGATCGGCGATGTCCACATCCTTCGGGAGAGGCGCACGTAACGGACGACGGCGCGCCATCCCCGGTCGTGGTGGTGCCCATGAACACTCGAGTGCTCGACATGCTCACTCATCCGCGCATCCTTGCTCAGGCGTCGACCGTCCACCGGAGA harbors:
- a CDS encoding class I SAM-dependent methyltransferase; translated protein: MSEHVEHSSVHGHHHDRGWRAVVRYVRLSRRMWTSPINRAVIGLLDVRASEWVLDVGAGMGAGAVVAAKAGAHVIAVEPTPFLRRVLAARRLAQRSRNRIEVLDGAAEHLPLPDASVDAAWAVNTMHHWSDLDAAVAELERVLRRGGRVLLVDEDFDDPAHVDHDRVDARRHKQHLAFPEIDPAVVGEKLAAHGFDVQKAAKTELAGRPAKVLLARKT